One part of the Flavobacterium johnsoniae UW101 genome encodes these proteins:
- a CDS encoding PepSY-like domain-containing protein, with the protein MKKLILSAAIILGGLSVQAAVPSQVNSIIASVNIQDGYTEVTADAVPAAVKSTIEKSFPGTKLEKAYKNDKNEYKLEISSGDKKYTVFTDASGNIIKK; encoded by the coding sequence ATGAAAAAATTAATCTTATCAGCAGCAATTATTTTGGGAGGTTTGTCTGTACAGGCAGCTGTTCCATCACAAGTGAATTCAATAATTGCATCAGTTAATATCCAGGACGGATATACTGAAGTTACTGCAGATGCTGTACCAGCAGCTGTAAAGTCAACAATTGAAAAATCATTTCCAGGTACAAAACTTGAAAAAGCGTACAAAAACGACAAGAATGAGTACAAACTTGAAATTTCAAGCGGAGATAAAAAGTATACTGTATTTACAGATGCTTCAGGAAATATCATTAAAAAATAA
- the accC gene encoding acetyl-CoA carboxylase biotin carboxylase subunit has product MFKKILIANRGEIALRVIRTCKEMGIKTVAVYSTADAESLHVKFADEAVCIGPPPSNLSYLKMSNIIAAAEITNADAIHPGYGFLSENAKFSKICQEHGIKFIGAAPEMIDRMGDKASAKATMKAAGVPCVPGSDGLLESYEHAQKTAAEIGYPVMMKATAGGGGKGMRAIWKEDELLKAWESARQEAAAAFGNDGMYMEKLIEEPRHIEIQVVGDSYGKACHLSERDCSVQRRHQKLTEETPSPFMTDDLRTRMGEAAVKAAEFIKYEGAGTVEFLVDKHRNFYFMEMNTRIQVEHPITEQVIDYDLIREQIMVAAGIPISGKNYLPELHAIECRINAEDPYNDFRPSPGKITTLHMPGGHGVRLDTHVYSGYSIPPNYDSMIAKLITTAQSREEAISKMRRALDEFVIEGVKTTIPFHRQLMDDPKYIAGDYTTAFMDTFKMNSPE; this is encoded by the coding sequence ATGTTTAAAAAAATATTAATTGCGAATAGAGGAGAAATTGCACTTCGTGTAATTCGTACGTGCAAGGAAATGGGAATCAAAACTGTTGCAGTTTATTCTACAGCAGATGCAGAAAGTCTGCACGTTAAATTTGCAGATGAAGCGGTTTGTATTGGTCCTCCTCCAAGTAACTTATCGTATTTAAAAATGTCAAACATTATTGCTGCTGCAGAAATTACAAATGCAGACGCAATACACCCAGGATACGGTTTCCTTTCTGAGAATGCTAAATTCTCGAAAATTTGTCAAGAGCACGGAATCAAATTTATTGGTGCCGCTCCTGAAATGATCGACAGAATGGGAGATAAAGCTTCTGCAAAAGCTACAATGAAAGCAGCAGGAGTTCCATGTGTGCCAGGTTCAGACGGATTATTAGAATCTTACGAACATGCACAAAAAACAGCAGCAGAAATTGGTTACCCGGTAATGATGAAAGCTACTGCTGGTGGTGGTGGAAAAGGAATGCGTGCTATCTGGAAAGAAGATGAGCTTTTAAAAGCTTGGGAAAGCGCACGTCAGGAAGCTGCTGCAGCATTTGGAAATGACGGAATGTACATGGAGAAACTTATTGAAGAACCACGTCATATCGAAATTCAGGTTGTTGGAGATTCTTATGGAAAAGCATGTCACCTTTCTGAAAGAGACTGCTCAGTACAACGTCGTCACCAAAAACTTACTGAAGAAACACCTTCGCCTTTCATGACAGATGACTTACGTACAAGAATGGGAGAAGCTGCTGTAAAAGCTGCTGAATTCATTAAATACGAAGGAGCTGGAACTGTAGAGTTTCTTGTTGACAAACATAGAAACTTCTATTTCATGGAAATGAATACACGTATTCAGGTTGAGCACCCTATTACTGAACAAGTAATTGATTACGATTTAATTCGTGAGCAGATTATGGTTGCTGCCGGAATTCCAATTTCTGGGAAAAACTACCTTCCAGAATTACACGCTATTGAATGTCGTATTAATGCCGAAGATCCTTATAATGATTTCCGTCCTTCACCAGGAAAAATTACTACGCTTCATATGCCGGGAGGTCATGGAGTTCGTTTAGATACTCACGTTTACTCAGGTTATAGTATTCCGCCAAATTACGATTCTATGATTGCTAAGTTAATTACAACTGCGCAGTCTCGTGAAGAAGCTATCAGCAAAATGCGAAGAGCTCTTGATGAGTTTGTAATTGAAGGTGTGAAAACTACAATACCTTTCCACAGACAATTAATGGATGATCCAAAATATATTGCAGGAGATTATACAACTGCATTTATGGATACTTTTAAAATGAATAGTCCAGAATAA
- the accB gene encoding acetyl-CoA carboxylase biotin carboxyl carrier protein produces the protein MDLKEIQNLIKFVANSGVAEVKLEMDDVKITIRTTLETNVTEATYVQQLPAQAALPQATPQVTAPVVVNVPAETQAPAADNSKYVTIKSPIIGTFYRKPSPDKPVFTEVGSTVAKGDVLCVIEAMKLFNEIESEVSGKIVKILVDDMSPVEFDQPLFLVDPS, from the coding sequence ATGGATTTAAAAGAAATTCAAAACCTAATCAAATTTGTAGCAAATTCGGGCGTTGCAGAAGTGAAGTTAGAAATGGATGATGTAAAAATCACTATTAGAACAACTTTAGAAACAAATGTAACTGAAGCTACTTATGTTCAGCAATTACCTGCTCAGGCTGCATTGCCTCAAGCAACACCGCAAGTTACTGCTCCAGTAGTTGTAAACGTGCCGGCTGAAACTCAAGCTCCTGCTGCTGATAATTCTAAATATGTTACTATAAAATCTCCAATCATTGGAACATTCTATAGAAAACCATCTCCAGACAAACCAGTTTTCACTGAAGTTGGAAGCACTGTTGCTAAAGGAGATGTTCTTTGCGTAATTGAAGCAATGAAATTATTCAACGAAATTGAATCAGAAGTTTCAGGTAAAATTGTGAAAATTCTTGTTGACGATATGTCTCCAGTTGAATTTGATCAACCTTTATTCTTAGTAGATCCATCATAA
- a CDS encoding beta-ketoacyl-ACP synthase III: MNTITAAITAVGGYVPDFVLSNKVLETMVDTNDEWITTRTGIKERRILKDADKGTSYLAIQAAQDLIAKANIDPLEIDMVIMATATPDMMVASTGVYVATEIGAVNAFAYDLQAACSSFLYGMSTAAAYVQSGRYKKVLLIGADKMSSIVDYTDRATCIIFGDGAGAVLFEPNYEGLGLQDEYLRSDGVGRDFLKIPAGGSLIPASEDTVKNRQHNIMQDGKTVFKYAVTNMADASELILQRNNLTNQDVDWLVPHQANKRIIDATAGRLELEESKVLVNIERYGNTTSGTLPLVLSDFENQFKKGDNIILAAFGGGFTWGSIYLKWAYDKK, from the coding sequence ATGAATACAATCACAGCCGCAATTACCGCTGTTGGAGGCTACGTTCCAGACTTTGTGCTTTCAAACAAAGTGTTGGAAACAATGGTAGATACCAATGACGAATGGATTACCACTCGTACAGGAATTAAAGAAAGAAGAATTCTTAAAGATGCTGATAAAGGTACATCTTACCTTGCCATACAAGCAGCACAGGATTTAATAGCAAAAGCTAATATTGATCCTCTTGAAATTGATATGGTTATTATGGCAACTGCAACACCAGATATGATGGTAGCTTCAACAGGAGTTTATGTTGCAACAGAAATTGGAGCTGTTAATGCATTTGCATACGATTTGCAGGCAGCTTGTTCAAGTTTCTTATACGGAATGTCTACTGCTGCGGCTTATGTACAATCTGGAAGATATAAAAAAGTTCTTTTAATTGGTGCCGATAAAATGTCATCAATTGTAGATTACACAGACAGAGCAACTTGTATTATTTTTGGTGATGGAGCAGGGGCAGTTTTGTTTGAGCCAAATTACGAAGGTCTTGGTCTGCAAGACGAATATTTAAGAAGTGATGGTGTAGGACGCGATTTTCTTAAAATACCAGCTGGAGGATCTTTAATTCCAGCTTCAGAAGATACTGTAAAAAACAGACAACACAATATTATGCAGGATGGTAAAACAGTTTTTAAATATGCTGTAACCAATATGGCTGATGCCAGCGAACTAATCTTGCAAAGAAACAATTTAACTAATCAGGATGTTGATTGGTTAGTGCCTCACCAGGCAAACAAACGCATCATCGATGCAACTGCAGGAAGACTAGAGTTAGAAGAGTCTAAAGTACTAGTTAATATCGAAAGATATGGTAATACAACTTCAGGAACATTACCTTTGGTATTAAGCGATTTTGAAAATCAATTCAAAAAAGGAGATAATATTATTTTAGCAGCATTTGGAGGTGGATTCACTTGGGGATCTATTTACCTAAAATGGGCTTACGATAAGAAATAA
- the rpmF gene encoding 50S ribosomal protein L32, whose translation MAHPKRKTSKTRRDKRRTHYKATVAQIATCPITGEAHLYHRAYWHEGKMYYRGQVVIDKSEAVA comes from the coding sequence ATGGCACATCCTAAGAGAAAAACCTCGAAAACAAGAAGAGATAAGAGAAGAACACACTATAAAGCTACTGTAGCTCAAATCGCTACATGTCCTATTACAGGTGAAGCACATTTATACCACAGAGCTTACTGGCATGAAGGTAAAATGTACTACAGAGGGCAAGTTGTTATCGATAAATCTGAAGCGGTTGCTTAA
- a CDS encoding YceD family protein codes for MSKSKEFLIPFVGLKLGKHHFEYQIDNTFFKDFEYDEFQSADIKVDLIFDKKSNMLELEFKHKGTVNVPCDLTSEDFDLPLKGKMKLIVRFGDEFNDDNEELLILPHGEHELDVSQYIYEMIALSVPQKRIHPGVKDGTLQTEALNKLNELSVKEQKEESKQEEDIDPRWEKLKKLLTDK; via the coding sequence ATGAGCAAATCAAAAGAATTTTTAATTCCTTTCGTAGGATTAAAGCTGGGAAAACACCATTTTGAATATCAAATAGATAACACGTTCTTTAAGGACTTTGAATACGATGAGTTTCAAAGTGCAGATATTAAAGTCGATTTGATTTTCGATAAGAAAAGCAATATGTTAGAGTTAGAATTCAAACACAAAGGAACTGTAAATGTACCTTGTGATCTAACAAGCGAAGATTTTGATCTTCCTTTAAAAGGGAAAATGAAATTAATTGTGCGCTTTGGAGATGAATTTAACGATGATAATGAAGAATTGTTGATTTTGCCGCATGGAGAACATGAATTAGATGTGTCACAATACATTTATGAAATGATTGCACTTTCAGTGCCCCAAAAAAGAATTCATCCGGGAGTTAAAGACGGTACATTACAAACCGAAGCTTTAAACAAACTAAATGAATTAAGCGTAAAAGAACAAAAGGAAGAGAGTAAACAAGAAGAAGATATTGACCCGCGTTGGGAAAAATTAAAGAAACTATTAACGGATAAATAA
- the pdxA gene encoding 4-hydroxythreonine-4-phosphate dehydrogenase PdxA encodes MNKKAENIIVGISVGDLNGIGSEVILKTFEDSRMLELCTPVIFANAKILSFVKKSFTSTVQFHGVDKLDQIIPGKVNVYNLWKEGVDINFGTNDEKIGEYAIKSFVAATKALKEDLIDVLVTAPINKYNIQSEDFKFPGHTDYLDQELEGNALMMMVQDNLRVGLLTDHVPLNQVSSHLTEELIVRKIETIKKSLIQDFSIVKPKIAVLGLNPHCGDGGVIGKEDDLVLKPVLKKIFDSGTLVFGPFSADGFFGSGQYEKYDAVVATYHDQGLIPFKTLSFGKGVNYTAGLNRVRTSPDHGTGYDIAGKDMADFNSFKEAVYLALDIFRSRNQYEEISEKPLKIKEKQL; translated from the coding sequence ATGAATAAAAAAGCAGAAAATATAATTGTTGGAATTTCAGTAGGAGATTTAAACGGTATTGGAAGCGAAGTTATACTAAAAACATTCGAAGATTCAAGAATGTTAGAATTGTGTACACCGGTTATTTTCGCAAATGCTAAAATACTTTCTTTTGTTAAAAAAAGTTTTACATCTACGGTTCAATTTCATGGTGTAGATAAATTAGATCAAATTATTCCGGGAAAAGTAAATGTTTATAACCTTTGGAAAGAAGGAGTAGATATTAATTTTGGAACTAATGATGAGAAAATTGGAGAATATGCGATAAAATCGTTTGTTGCGGCTACAAAGGCTTTAAAAGAAGATTTGATTGATGTTTTGGTTACGGCGCCAATTAATAAATACAATATTCAGTCAGAAGATTTTAAATTTCCCGGACATACAGATTATTTAGATCAGGAGTTAGAAGGAAATGCACTGATGATGATGGTTCAGGATAATCTAAGAGTTGGATTGTTGACAGATCATGTGCCGTTAAATCAAGTTTCTTCTCATTTAACAGAAGAATTAATAGTTAGAAAAATCGAAACTATTAAAAAATCTTTGATTCAGGATTTTAGTATCGTAAAACCAAAAATTGCAGTTTTAGGATTAAATCCGCATTGTGGAGACGGCGGTGTAATTGGAAAAGAAGACGATTTAGTTTTAAAGCCTGTTTTGAAAAAAATATTTGACAGTGGTACTTTGGTTTTCGGACCTTTTTCTGCAGATGGATTTTTTGGAAGCGGACAATATGAGAAATATGATGCTGTTGTGGCGACTTATCACGATCAGGGATTAATACCTTTTAAAACCTTGTCGTTTGGTAAAGGAGTCAACTATACAGCGGGATTAAATAGAGTAAGAACTTCGCCGGATCATGGTACAGGTTATGATATTGCCGGAAAAGACATGGCAGATTTCAACTCGTTTAAAGAAGCCGTTTATCTGGCATTGGATATTTTTCGCTCGCGTAATCAGTATGAGGAGATTAGCGAAAAACCTCTAAAAATAAAAGAAAAACAGTTATAA
- a CDS encoding riboflavin synthase, whose protein sequence is MFTGIIETLGRIHEIQKDKNNLHVTVDSSITNELKIDQSVSHNGICLTVVAIKDSFYTVTAIEETILKTNIGDWKVNDIVNLERGMKLGDRLDGHIVQGHVDQTGVCTKIEEANGSWNYTFEYDKNLNNITIEKGSITVNGVSLTVVNSQTNEFSVSIIPYTFENTNFKDFKVGTKINLEFDVVGKYISRLYSINK, encoded by the coding sequence ATGTTTACAGGAATTATTGAAACCCTTGGAAGGATTCACGAAATACAAAAAGATAAAAACAACTTACACGTTACAGTTGACTCATCAATTACAAACGAATTAAAAATTGACCAAAGTGTATCGCATAATGGAATATGCCTTACAGTTGTTGCTATAAAAGATTCTTTTTATACCGTTACCGCAATCGAAGAAACAATCTTAAAGACCAATATTGGCGACTGGAAAGTAAACGATATTGTAAATCTGGAAAGAGGAATGAAACTTGGCGACCGTCTCGACGGACATATTGTCCAGGGACATGTTGACCAAACCGGCGTATGTACAAAAATAGAAGAAGCTAACGGCAGCTGGAATTATACTTTTGAATACGATAAAAACCTCAACAATATAACTATCGAAAAAGGATCTATTACTGTTAACGGGGTAAGTTTAACAGTTGTAAATTCTCAAACAAACGAATTCAGTGTTTCGATAATACCTTATACTTTTGAGAATACTAACTTCAAAGATTTTAAAGTTGGAACAAAAATAAATTTAGAATTTGATGTTGTTGGAAAATACATTTCGAGACTTTACTCGATAAACAAATAA
- the dcm gene encoding DNA (cytosine-5-)-methyltransferase: protein MKKTVGSLYAGVGGICLGFKKAGFELEWANEFDKNACITYKNNFEHNLIEGDVMALDVTSLKKINILTAGFPCQPFSVAGYRKGFEDSRGNHFFKILDFVDEMRPNVIFLENVKNLKGHDKGNTIKVIENEIRKRGYTFDSAVLNTKDFGNIPHNRERIFIVAFDKDYIKDDKFEFHFPEKEDLTKSIKDLITKEKVDEKFYYHEDKYMYDMLRESITNKDRIYQFRRQYVRENKSSVCPTLTANMGTGGHNVPLITTDFGFRKLTPRECFRFQGFPDDFKLPAISNSHLYKQAGNSVSMPVIERLASEIYKVLEKVESKKTKKSKEKA from the coding sequence ATGAAGAAAACAGTTGGAAGTTTGTATGCTGGTGTAGGCGGTATATGTTTGGGTTTTAAAAAAGCGGGGTTTGAACTAGAATGGGCAAATGAATTTGACAAAAATGCCTGTATAACCTACAAAAATAATTTTGAACATAATCTTATTGAAGGTGATGTAATGGCTCTGGACGTTACTTCGCTTAAAAAAATAAACATTTTAACTGCAGGATTTCCCTGTCAGCCATTTTCGGTTGCGGGCTATCGAAAAGGTTTTGAGGACAGCAGAGGAAATCATTTCTTTAAAATTTTGGATTTTGTAGACGAAATGCGCCCTAATGTTATTTTTCTTGAAAATGTAAAAAACCTAAAAGGGCACGACAAAGGAAACACTATCAAAGTTATCGAAAACGAAATCAGAAAACGCGGTTATACTTTTGACAGCGCAGTTTTGAACACCAAAGATTTTGGAAACATTCCTCATAACAGAGAAAGAATTTTCATTGTTGCTTTTGACAAAGATTATATCAAAGATGATAAATTCGAGTTTCATTTCCCTGAAAAAGAAGACTTAACCAAATCGATCAAGGATTTAATTACGAAAGAAAAAGTCGACGAGAAATTTTATTATCACGAAGATAAATATATGTATGATATGCTGAGAGAATCTATTACAAACAAGGATAGAATTTATCAGTTTAGACGACAATATGTTCGTGAAAACAAATCGAGCGTCTGCCCTACCCTTACTGCCAATATGGGAACCGGCGGCCACAATGTACCGCTTATTACAACCGATTTTGGTTTTAGAAAACTAACCCCAAGAGAATGTTTTAGATTTCAGGGTTTTCCTGATGATTTTAAACTTCCTGCTATTTCAAATTCGCATTTGTATAAACAGGCTGGAAACTCTGTAAGTATGCCTGTAATTGAAAGACTGGCATCTGAAATTTATAAAGTACTTGAAAAAGTAGAATCGAAAAAGACAAAAAAATCTAAAGAAAAAGCTTAA
- a CDS encoding phospholipase D-like domain-containing protein, which produces MFLQTQTSQNIENYTSALKAIGAFSNLFSSSDKPFIQYRVAENAFCKAFGADNLARVDVAYDAIINGCGVGIKTFVLSGSSKIEKVAEFNSRSSELRMLKGLDLANKLADFRNERIEFADRLYNTQNRVYHIIGRDKLLIKVFETSYDLIDKNSIEILEETKSSLKFKDALNEYNFNFSKSVLMKRFIIPQECIEINVEILEEPINVLLNLAQPILNKQTDGAKVKLQNAIGLLTQEELIPFVDYVILPLYSPEAKKKLKEPIVPIKSQLNQWNAGGRKRDPGEVYISIPSKIRNNAPDFFPEKDVIFNLKIPNGKVLSAKVCQDGSKALMTNPNKAMADWMLRDVLMLNENEVLTYDKLRKIGYDSVKITKSTEQDYFIDFTKLDEYESFVEKISEAQDGQFKLFL; this is translated from the coding sequence ATGTTTCTACAAACTCAAACAAGTCAAAATATCGAAAATTACACAAGTGCTTTAAAGGCAATTGGTGCATTTTCGAATTTGTTTAGTTCTTCAGATAAACCTTTTATTCAATACCGAGTTGCTGAAAATGCTTTTTGTAAAGCTTTTGGCGCCGATAATCTGGCGCGTGTAGATGTTGCATACGATGCCATAATAAACGGCTGCGGGGTTGGTATTAAAACATTTGTATTATCCGGAAGTTCAAAAATTGAAAAGGTTGCAGAATTTAATTCAAGAAGTTCTGAGCTTAGAATGCTGAAAGGTTTGGATCTGGCAAATAAACTAGCCGATTTTAGAAATGAAAGAATCGAATTTGCAGACCGACTTTATAATACTCAAAACAGAGTCTATCACATTATTGGCCGTGATAAATTATTGATTAAGGTGTTTGAAACTTCTTATGATTTAATTGATAAGAATTCAATTGAAATTCTGGAAGAAACAAAAAGTTCGCTTAAGTTTAAAGACGCTTTAAACGAATATAATTTTAATTTTTCTAAAAGCGTTTTAATGAAACGCTTCATAATTCCTCAGGAATGTATTGAGATTAATGTTGAGATTTTAGAAGAACCAATTAACGTACTTTTAAATCTGGCACAGCCAATTTTAAACAAACAAACTGATGGTGCAAAAGTAAAGCTTCAAAATGCTATTGGTTTGTTGACACAAGAAGAACTGATTCCGTTTGTAGATTATGTTATTCTGCCTTTATATTCTCCCGAAGCCAAAAAGAAATTAAAAGAGCCAATTGTGCCCATAAAAAGCCAGTTGAATCAATGGAACGCAGGCGGAAGAAAAAGAGATCCGGGAGAAGTTTATATTTCGATACCTTCAAAAATAAGAAATAACGCTCCGGATTTTTTTCCAGAAAAAGACGTTATTTTTAATCTTAAAATCCCTAATGGTAAAGTTCTTTCGGCAAAAGTCTGCCAGGACGGAAGCAAAGCTTTAATGACAAATCCAAACAAAGCCATGGCCGACTGGATGCTTCGTGACGTTTTAATGCTCAACGAAAACGAAGTTCTGACTTATGACAAACTCAGAAAAATTGGTTACGACAGCGTAAAAATTACAAAATCGACAGAGCAAGACTATTTTATAGATTTTACCAAATTAGACGAATACGAATCTTTTGTAGAAAAAATATCAGAAGCTCAGGATGGACAGTTTAAGCTTTTTCTTTAG
- a CDS encoding very short patch repair endonuclease codes for MDNLTPEQRRKNMQAIKSTATKDEVRLAKALWKLGYRYRKNNKKIFGKPDLTFANYKIAIFIDSEFFHGKDWETQQLRIKSNRDYWIPKIERNMKRDIEVNEHLLSKNWKVLRFWSKEIQKELESCIEKIREEIELSK; via the coding sequence ATGGATAATTTAACTCCCGAACAACGGAGAAAAAATATGCAGGCGATAAAAAGTACGGCTACAAAAGATGAGGTTCGTTTGGCTAAAGCTTTGTGGAAATTAGGGTATCGTTATCGCAAAAACAATAAAAAAATATTCGGTAAACCAGATTTAACTTTTGCCAATTATAAAATTGCCATTTTTATTGACAGCGAATTTTTTCACGGAAAAGATTGGGAAACACAGCAGCTTCGAATTAAATCGAATCGCGACTATTGGATTCCGAAAATCGAACGAAATATGAAACGTGATATTGAAGTCAATGAACATTTACTTTCAAAGAATTGGAAAGTTTTACGGTTTTGGAGCAAAGAAATTCAAAAAGAATTAGAATCTTGCATCGAAAAAATTAGAGAAGAAATTGAACTTTCAAAATAA